A window from Cryptomeria japonica chromosome 1, Sugi_1.0, whole genome shotgun sequence encodes these proteins:
- the LOC131070613 gene encoding endochitinase 4-like, protein MAKCANIVVLVMATLILVGEMHFISAQKCGCPEQECCSKWGYCGTTQSYCGVGCQQGPCTVPSGSSPTPFGSIEYTITKAFFDRIKAGIPASCKGKNFYTYEGFISAARARMFSGFGTTGSLTVQKRELAAFFANVAHETGSMCYIEEIVKRTYCQPSTQYPCAPGKQYYGRGPLQLTWNYNYGAAGQFLGLPLLRNPDLVAQKSDVAFKTSLWFWMRNSNCHRAMTSPGGSGFAGTIRAINGGECGGGNPAAVNNRVNLYKKFCGWLQVTTGSNLSC, encoded by the exons ATGGCAAAATGCGCAAACATTGTAGTGTTAGTGATGGCTACGTTGATATTAGTAGGAGAAATGCATTTTATCTCCGCACAGAAGTGTGGATGTCCAGAGCAAGAGTGCTGCAGCAAGTGGGGATACTGTGGAACCACTCAATCTTATTGCGGAGTTGGTTGTCAACAAGGCCCATGTACTGTCCCCTCTGGATCC AGTCCTACTCCCTTTGGATCCATTGAATATACTATCACTAAGGCCTTCTTTGACCGTATTAAAGCGGGAATTCCTGCTTCTTGTAAGGGAAAGAACTTCTACACTTACGAAGGCTTTATCAGTGCAGCTAGAGCTAGAATGTTCTCTGGTTTTGGCACCACTGGTTCTCTTACAGTCCAAAAGAGAGAGCTTGCTGCTTTCTTTGCCAACGTGGCTCACGAGACTGGAA GTATGTGTTATATAGAGGAAATTGTAAAACGTACCTACTGCCAACCTTCTACACAATACCCTTGTGCTCCTGGGAAGCAATACTATGGACGGGGACCTCTTCAGCTAACTTG GAACTATAACTATGGAGCAGCGGGACAATTTTTGGGACTTCCGTTGCTGAGAAACCCAGACTTGGTGGCACAAAAGTCTGACGTTGCCTTCAAGACGTCACTGTGGTTTTGGATGAGAAACAGCAACTGTCACAGAGCCATGACTTCCCCAGGGGGTAGCGGATTTGCTGGAACGATCAGAGCAATCAACGGCGGAGAATGCGGGGGAGGGAATCCGGCGGCTGTGAATAATCGAGTTAATCTGTATAAGAAATTCTGTGGGTGGCTGCAAGTCACTACTGGTTCAAACCTGTCATGTTGA